Proteins co-encoded in one Rudaeicoccus suwonensis genomic window:
- a CDS encoding BMP family lipoprotein yields the protein MRPVMKIAAVSAVAAMALAGCGSKPATSSSASGSTGGTTGTATGNKIKACMVLDTGGVDDKSFNENSWAGMQAAHQANPNISIQYVPSNSGSDYTPNLTKFAQSGCDTVIAVGGLMGDAVAGAAKQFPKVHFAEIDDSNQGISNIYGIQYNTAQAGFLAGYLAAGMTKTGTVGTWGGLNIPPVTIYMDGFWEGVQYYNKENSKSVNVLGWNEKNQKGGTFSGSFTDQNKGKSITQQMEAQGADIVFPVAGGSGLGAGAAAAASGGKLNLIWVDTDGCESAAQYCKYFISSATKNLAGGVEAYLKSVSSGTFPTGNYIGTLSNDGVGLAPYNQWQSKVPASLQAQITKIKGEIASGAITITSPSQPKQ from the coding sequence GTGCGACCGGTGATGAAGATTGCGGCTGTGTCCGCCGTGGCAGCGATGGCTCTTGCAGGTTGTGGCAGCAAGCCGGCGACCAGCTCCAGTGCGAGCGGCTCGACCGGTGGTACCACCGGCACGGCGACCGGCAACAAGATCAAGGCCTGCATGGTGCTCGACACCGGTGGTGTCGACGACAAGTCGTTCAACGAGAACTCCTGGGCCGGCATGCAGGCAGCCCACCAGGCCAACCCGAACATCAGCATCCAGTACGTCCCGTCCAACTCCGGCAGTGACTACACCCCGAACCTCACCAAGTTCGCGCAGTCCGGCTGCGACACCGTGATTGCTGTCGGTGGCTTGATGGGTGACGCGGTGGCCGGCGCGGCCAAGCAGTTCCCCAAGGTGCACTTCGCCGAGATCGACGACTCCAACCAGGGGATCTCGAACATCTACGGCATTCAGTACAACACCGCGCAGGCCGGCTTTCTGGCCGGGTATCTCGCGGCCGGCATGACCAAGACCGGCACGGTCGGCACCTGGGGCGGTCTCAACATTCCCCCCGTGACGATCTACATGGACGGCTTCTGGGAGGGCGTGCAGTACTACAACAAGGAGAACTCCAAGAGCGTCAACGTCCTGGGCTGGAACGAGAAGAACCAGAAGGGCGGCACGTTCTCCGGGTCGTTCACCGACCAGAACAAGGGCAAGTCGATCACCCAGCAGATGGAGGCGCAGGGCGCCGACATCGTCTTCCCGGTTGCCGGCGGTTCGGGCCTCGGTGCCGGCGCCGCAGCGGCGGCCTCCGGTGGCAAGCTCAACCTGATCTGGGTCGACACCGACGGCTGCGAGAGCGCAGCGCAGTACTGCAAGTACTTCATCTCCAGCGCCACCAAGAACCTCGCCGGTGGTGTCGAGGCCTACCTGAAGTCGGTGTCCAGCGGCACCTTCCCGACCGGCAACTACATCGGCACGCTGAGCAACGACGGAGTCGGCCTCGCGCCGTACAACCAGTGGCAGTCGAAGGTTCCGGCCTCGCTGCAGGCGCAGATCACCAAGATCAAGGGCGAGATCGCGTCCGGCGCGATCACGATCACCTCGCCGAGCCAGCCGAAGCAGTAA
- a CDS encoding amidohydrolase, with protein sequence MTSPRSETPSELSPIQAGVLSPSSLVSAEIDQLTPQLIDWRRDLHAHPETAFTETRTTDLVRTALHAADIDTRNLPRTGLVADIGADNPTHLVGLRADLDALPVPERSGLPYASTVPGVCHACGHDVHTVVVLGAALALKRLQHLLVAADAAVRVVFQPAEEVVPGGAHDLLDAGVLDDVHRIFAVHCDPSVDVGSVGLAAGPITAACDLIDVTLTGPGGHTSRPHLTADLTFALGKVLTDVPAALGRRLDPRAGAALVWGTVSAGNAANVIPATGRVVGTLRMLDADAWNTIGGLVTELIHGVVAPYNVHADVQHVRGVPPVVNDPVAVALLADAVRMTQGPAAAVSTRQSLGGEDFSWMLRDRTGAMARLGTRTPGGATYELHQGDLQIDERAIGVGTRMLATAALLSSTAVSTGRSGPSL encoded by the coding sequence GTGACGTCTCCCCGATCCGAAACGCCGTCCGAGCTGTCGCCGATCCAAGCCGGCGTGCTCAGCCCCAGCAGCCTGGTCAGCGCCGAGATCGACCAGTTGACACCGCAACTCATCGACTGGCGCCGCGACCTCCACGCGCATCCCGAGACGGCGTTCACCGAGACGCGCACGACCGATCTGGTTCGCACGGCGCTGCACGCAGCCGACATCGACACCCGCAACCTGCCGCGCACCGGACTCGTCGCCGACATCGGGGCGGACAACCCGACGCACCTGGTCGGCCTCCGGGCTGACCTCGACGCGCTACCCGTGCCCGAGCGCAGCGGATTGCCTTATGCCTCAACGGTTCCCGGAGTTTGCCACGCCTGTGGGCATGACGTGCACACCGTCGTGGTGCTGGGTGCGGCGCTTGCGTTGAAACGTCTGCAACACCTGCTGGTCGCAGCCGACGCGGCGGTGCGTGTGGTCTTCCAGCCGGCGGAGGAAGTCGTACCCGGCGGTGCCCACGACCTGCTCGACGCGGGAGTCCTCGACGACGTCCACCGGATCTTCGCGGTGCACTGCGATCCCAGTGTCGATGTGGGCAGCGTCGGGCTGGCAGCCGGTCCCATCACCGCGGCCTGCGATCTGATCGATGTGACGCTCACCGGTCCCGGTGGCCACACCTCACGGCCGCATCTCACCGCCGACCTGACGTTCGCCCTCGGTAAGGTCCTCACCGACGTGCCTGCTGCGCTGGGACGCCGGCTGGATCCTCGCGCCGGCGCCGCGTTGGTGTGGGGAACCGTGAGTGCGGGCAACGCGGCCAACGTCATACCTGCCACCGGCCGAGTCGTCGGCACCCTGCGGATGCTCGATGCCGACGCGTGGAACACGATCGGCGGCCTCGTCACCGAACTGATCCACGGAGTCGTCGCGCCGTACAACGTGCATGCCGACGTGCAGCATGTGCGCGGCGTGCCGCCCGTGGTCAACGATCCCGTCGCGGTCGCCCTGCTCGCCGACGCAGTACGTATGACGCAAGGCCCCGCGGCAGCCGTGAGCACCCGACAGTCCCTCGGCGGCGAGGATTTCTCCTGGATGCTGCGCGACCGGACCGGCGCCATGGCGCGTCTGGGCACACGGACGCCAGGGGGTGCGACCTACGAACTCCACCAGGGCGACCTGCAGATCGACGAGCGCGCGATCGGTGTCGGCACCCGGATGCTGGCGACGGCGGCACTGCTCTCGTCGACGGCTGTGTCCACGGGTCGGTCCGGGCCCTCCCTCTGA